In one window of Helianthus annuus cultivar XRQ/B chromosome 17, HanXRQr2.0-SUNRISE, whole genome shotgun sequence DNA:
- the LOC110920949 gene encoding calmodulin-binding receptor-like cytoplasmic kinase 2, translating to MSGRRRHSSDMMSTPDRFSYPPSPSPSSYSTYSSEKSTSGRSRVKGAARSVAGVFVACFSPPDEDSNHHSSSAYGGSDAFSSTSDVSGASDSTEGKKRGTARGIYATQNDSTRMREPGSIKFTLAEITAATKNFSPALKVGQGGFGTVYKGQLKDGTLVAVKRAKKSVYDKNLGGEFLSEVQALSKVEHLNLVKCYGYLHHGDERIIVVEYVANGTLREHLECFNGNVLSLASRLDIAIDVAHAITYLHTYTDHPIIHRDIKSSNILLTDKLRAKVADFGFARLAADPESGQTHVSTQVKGTAGYLDPEYLKTYQLTEKSDVYSFGILLVEIFTGRRPVETKRELEERVTARWAMKKFKEGDAISVLDPKLEASDANGMVLEKILELSLHCVNGHRKNRPTMRRCVEVLWNIRKDYKELLD from the exons ATGTCCGGTCGTCGGAGACACAGCTCCGACATGATGAGTACACCTGACCGTTTTAGTTATCCTCCGTCACCGTCACCCAGCTCCTATTCTACCTACTCGTCGGAAAAGTCAACTTCTGGCCGAAGCCGAGTCAAAGGTGCTGCAAGATCCGTTGCCGGAGTTTTTGTTGCTTGTTTTTCTCCGCCGGATGAGGACTCGAATCACCATAGCTCCTCCGCGTACGGTGGTTCTGATGCATTCAGTTCAACATCAG ATGTTTCGGGGGCTTCTGATTCCACTGAAGGAAAGAAGCGTGGAACGGCTCGTGGTATATACGCAACTCAGAACGACTCTACACGCATGAGAGAACCGGGAAGTATTAAATTCACTCTGGCGGAAATCACCGCGGCGACGAAGAACTTCTCTCCGGCTCTTAAAGTTGGTCAAGGCGGATTCGGGACTGTGTATAAGGGTCAGCTTAAAGACGGAACCCTCGTGGCCGTGAAACGTGCCAAAAAG AGTGTGTATGACAAAAATCTAGGAGGGGAGTTCTTGAGTGAAGTTCAGGCGTTATCAAAGGTAGAACATTTGAATCTGGTGAAGTGTTATGGGTATTTGCATCATGGAGATGAAagaatcattgttgttgaatacGTTGCGAATGGAACACTTCGGGAACACTTAGAGT GTTTCAACGGCAATGTACTTAGTCTTGCCTCACGTTTGGATATCGCAATCGATGTAGCGCACGCTATTACTTACCTACACACTTATACAG ACCACCCTATAATCCATAGGGATATCAAGTCTTCAAATATCCTGCTCACCGACAAACTACGAGCCAAGGTTGCTGACTTCGGTTTTGCAAGACTAGCAGCCGATCCAGAATCAGGTCAGACCCATGTGTCGACTCAGGTTAAAGGGACCGCAGGCTACTTAGATCCTGAATACCTCAAGACATATCAACTTACTGAAAAGAGTGATGTGTATTCTTTTGGTATATTACTTGTGGAGATTTTTACAGGCCGAAGGCCCGTTGAAACAAAACGGGAACTTGAAGAGCGCGTAACAGCTAGATGG GCGATGAAGAAGTTTAAAGAAGGTGATGCGATTTCAGTATTAGATCCGAAACTAGAAGCATCGGATGCAAACGGTATGGTTCTCGAGAAGATTCTAGAACTGTCTTTACATTGTGTTAACGGTCACCGAAAAAACAGGCCAACCATGAGGAGATGTGTTGAGGTTTTGTGGAACATCAGGAAAGATTACAAAGAACTGTTGGATTGA